Below is a genomic region from Paraburkholderia sp. BL23I1N1.
GCAAGTCTCGCGGCAGATGACGCGCCAGTTGCACGGCCGTCGTGCCGCCGTCGACGAACGCAATCTGGCCGCGCCCGATCAGGCCCGCCGCCGCCCGGCCGATTGCCGCCTTCGACGCCGATTCGATCTGCTCGCGCCCGGCAAAATCCACCGCCGCCGGCGACGCCGGCAACGCCCCGCCATGCACGCGCTGAAGGTGCCCCTCGGCGGCAAGCTCGCGCAAATCGCGCCGGATGGTGTCCTCGGAGACGTCGAACGCCGCGCTCAAGGTTTTCGCGATCACCTGACCGTCCCGCTTGAGTGCTTCAAGGATCAACTGTTTTCTTTGCGATGTGAGCACGGCGGCAGTCCCGTCAGCAGGTTGGACAATTTGCACGAAATTTCTTGTTTTTGCACGATACTGCACGATACCATGAATTGCATGCGGTGCAGACCGCATTTCCCAACACGACCAGATGCGAGGACAGGAGGCGAGTCATGAACGAAATTGCCGGGCGGGTGCGGATTGTCGACGTGAAAGTGCTATCGGACGACTGGTACGTGTTGAAGAAAACCACCTTCGACTACCAGCGCGCGGACGGCAGCTGGCAGCGCCAGAGTCGCGAAACCTACGATCGCGGCAACGGCGCGACGCTGCTGCTATACGACGCGCGCCGCCGCACGGTGGTGCTGACGCGGCAGTTCCGCCTGCCGGCATTCGTCAACGGACATCACGGTATGCTGATCGAGGCGCCGGCAGGCCTTCTGGAGGCGGCTTCGCCCGAGGAACGCATCCGCGCCGAAGTCGAAGAGGAAACCGGCTACCGCGTGCATGACGTGCGCAAGGTATTCGAAGCCTTCATGAGCCCGGGGTCGGTGACGGAAAAGCTGCATTTTTTCGTCGCCGAATACGACGCGGTGGCAAAGGTCGGCGCGGGCGGCGGGATTGCCGACGAAGGTGAAGATATCGAAGTGCTGGAACTGCCGGTGGACGAAGCGCTGGCGATGGTCGAGCGCGGCGAGATCGTCGACGGAAAGACCATCATGTTGCTGCAGTACGCAAAGTTGAATCTGTTCGGCGCGAAGGCGGCAGCTTGACGGTCACTCTTCAGGATCGCCGCGACGGGCATAAACGCTGACACACAACGTAGCGAGCGCCCTGCCGCCGCTACGGTTGTTCTGTCAGCGTCCTGGCCGCGCGCCGGCCATTTCAGACTGATCCCGCACGACATTAGGAAAAGGACGATAGGCTGAAGAACGTCAAAAAAATATCCTTACGGGTCCTTTAAAGCCGGCCTTACTGCCAAAGCAAGACCGGTCTTTAAACAGAAAAACCATTTCCGTCAGTTTATTTTTTTACTTCGCCGGCTCGGCAAAGCCGGCGAATGATTTGAGGTTCAAGTGGATTCTCTTAATTCAGCGAACAGATTCATGGGTGGAGTTTTTTTCGGCGCCCTGGTCGCTGCAGTCGTGATGGTGTTGCTCTGCAATGCCGGCGATTTTTCGCCATTTATAGCGAAGCTGCATGCTTTGGAGCAGGTCATCCTGACCGCGCTCATCTCCATCGTTATTGTCGATGCCAAGCCATTGGCCTATAAAACCGTCTGGCGTGAACGCCGCTGCAGCTTCGTACTCGACGAAGATCTGAGCGCGCCGATTCGCGGCAGAACTTTCGGCATTCCCGCCGGCGTGGTCATCGGCATTCTGATTCAGAACTATGTGATGAACTGAATCTGCCAAATCTGCCGTGCTCGGCCAGAAATACCCCCGCTGTCTCGTCCTGCCGCCTTCCCTAGAACTTATGCCGTATCGCCGCGCGCACCACGACCTGCTTCGACGTCGATGACGGCGACTGGGTGCCGGGCGTAAAGGCCTCGTCAAGAATCGAATAAGTTGCGTCGCCGGTCACCTGCTGATATTCGCCCTGAATGTAGACGTCGGTCCGTTTGGACAGGTTGTAGTCCGCCATCAGGCCGAACGAATGAATCTTCGGCTTCACGCCGCCGCTCGAGGCGTCGTAGGTTTCCATCGTGTACACATACTGCGCGCCCACGAACAGCATCGGCGAAATCTGATACTTGCCGTTCACCTCGAAGTTCTGATACTTCAGCGAGTTCAACAACACGCCCGGCGGCACGAGCGGCGTCACGCCGAGATAGCCGTTGCCGGTGGGGTTCAGATAGTTCGAGTTGGTGTACACGAAACCGGCCGTGGCCGGGCCGAAGGTATATGTGATGCCGCCGCCGAACACGCGCATGCGGGCGGCGATAAAGCTGGCGTCGTTCGCCGTGATCGCGCCGTTCGAGCCGTTGCCGGGGTTGTCGGCCTGCAGATACGCCGCGGCCACCAGCAGTCCGCCATAGACGTACTGGCCGCCGAAACTGTACGCGCGGTTATTGGCGAAGCCGGTGTCATTGCTGAAGCTGTAGACGCCGCCGAACTGGAAGCCCGAGATCGTCGGGCTAGTGTACTTGACGCTGTTGTCGAGGCGAAATGAGTTGTCGGTGTTGTCGTTATCGTACGGATGCGAGAACAGATAGCCGGCCCAGTTGCCGTTGGCCGTCGTCTGCGCCAGAAAGTCGACCACCGAGTCGTACTGGCGGCCGAACGTCAATGTGCCGTATGGCTCCGAACTCAAGCCGACGAAGGCTTGGCGGCCGAACATCCGGCCGCCCTGGTTGAGCCGCCCGGAACTGACGTCGAAGCCATTTTCCAGCTGGAAGATCGCCTTCAGGCCACCGCCCAGTTCCTCGGCGCCTTTCAAGCCCCAGCGGCTGCCTTGCGCATAGCCGCTCGCGAGTTCATAGACATGGCCGTGGCCGACATTGTTGGTGTAGTTGATGCCTTCATCGAGTACGCCGTACAGCGTCACACTCGTCTGGGCAAAAGCAGAGGGGGAGAAAATAGCTAACGAAGCGGCGGACAAAGCAGTGGAGACAGCCAGCGCGAACACTTGCTTGTTCATGATGATCTCCCAGAGCTCGAGTGATGGGACCTCGATCCGACCGCTTTCTTTTTGACGCTTCTCGGGGCGCTTATCGAACCTGACTCGACCCCGACAGACCCCGACGCGCTTTCAGGAAATCCTCACACGCCGTTACGTCGCCGTCCATCGGGTGTCGCGCGCATATCTCAAAACGTTGCGAAATCTCCACTGCGTGCAGCAGCCCCTTCTTTCGCGGCGCTTATTCAGGTAAACGGCGGCGCGCCAGCCAGACTTAAGCCGGCGGCCGCATGGGCCGCCCCGCTCTACCCATCTCGTAGCAGCTTTGTTATCGAAAGAAATATAATCGAAAGCTTTTGCGGCGCTGCAGCGGAACTCGGCGCCGTCAAACGGGTCATTTTTACTGGCCTCTGCAACCGAGCCTCGCATGGCCGGTTCAAGCGGCGACACAGGTCGCCCCGCCGCAACACCCATCCAATTTTATAAAGCTTTGTGAGACGCCTGCCGCGCTGGACTAGCGCGCCGTCGCACAGGGCTGCTTTTGGCGCCACACAATGCAAAAATCGCAATCCCGCTTGATTGAGCTCGATTTTTTTCGCGGGCTGGTTCTCCTGATCATCGTCGTCGATCACATCGGCGGCAGCATTCTGTCGCGCGTCACGCTTCATGCGTATGCGCTGTGCGACGCGGCCGAGGTCTTCGTGTTCCTCGGCGGCTTCGCCACCGCCACGGCCTATGCGGCGCTCGCCGAACGGCGTAACGAGGCGACCGCGCGCAGCCGCTTCCTGCGGCGCTCGCTCGAGATCTATCGCGCGTTCCTCATCACAGCCGGCTTGATGCTGCTGGTCAGCGCAGTGCTGAGCGCGTTCAGTATCGACGGTCCGAATCTGGCCACCACCGATCTCGACGATCTGATGGACGCCCCTGTGTCCGCCCTGCGCGACATCCTCCTGTTCCGCCGTCAGCCGTATCTCGCTTCCGTGCTGCCGATGTACGCGTTCTTCGCGCTGCTGGTACCGATGATCCTGCCGCTCGCGCGCAGCAAGCCGTGGCTGCTGCTGGCCGGCAGCGTCGCGCTGTGGGCGGGCGCACCGGCTATCGACGCCTACCTGCCCGCCGCGCCGGACATGCACTGGGATTTCAACCCGTTCGCCTGGCAATTGCTGTTCGTGCTCGGCGTGCTGGCACGTTGCCAGCCGGTTTATCAGCGGATCAGCGCGCACCGTCTCGGCTGGCTGGTCAGCGCGCTGGCGCTCGCCGTGGTCGCCGCCGCGGCCTACTACAAGCTGTTTATCGAACGCGAGCCGCTCGACGGCAGCTTCAAGCAAAACCTCTCCTACCTGCGCGCAGTCAATTTTCTGGCAATTGCCTGGCTCGTCGCGAACCTGATCGAGCTCGGCTGGGCAAGAAAGCTCGCTCAATGGATGCCGTGGGTCGGCATGATCGGCCGCAAAGGGTTGCTGTGCTTTATCGCGGGCGCCGTGATTTCGCTGGTCGTCGATTCGGTGCTGTATGCCGCGACTGACGGCTATCTGAACTATCCCCTCGGGCTGGTGGCGGATGCATGTGCGGTGGGCGCATTGTTCGCCGTCGCCAAGGCATCCGAGCCGCTCAAACGCTTCACCGCGTACGTCTGGAGCTTGCGTCTCAGGACATCGCCTTGAGCGGGCAGCGTGCCGCTTGCCACTTAACGATTTCCACTGCCGATACTGATAGCATGACGACCGCGCCCGACCTGCGCGGCGGCCTCTTACTCTGACATGCGTCTATTCCTACATTCCGCACTCTTCGCGCTGTGCGCCGCTGTCGGCGCGCTGGCGAACGCCAGCACCGTCATCAGCCGAAGTTTCCATTCCGAAGCGCTCGGCCGGGATTGGGCCTACACGATCTATCTGCCCACCGGCTACCGCCACGACGCCGCGCGCATTCCGGTGCTTTACCTCCTGCACGGCAACAACGGCGACGCCAACGACTGGCTCACGCAGGGCCACCTGCAGACCACCGCCGACGCACTGATCGAACGCAAGGAGATGCCGCCGGTCGCGATCGTGATGCCGCAGGGCGGCACGGACTGGTACGTCGATCGCAAGGAGAAGATGGAGACGGCGTTCTTCGACGATCTGCTGCCCGAGATCGAAACGCGCTACGCGGTCGCGACGCAGCGCAACGGTCGGATGATCGGCGGCGTTTCGATGGGCGGTTTCGGCGCGCTGCGCTACGCCATGACGCAACCCGCGTTCTTTTGCAGCGCGCTCCTGCTCAGTCCCGCGATCTATGCGAACGAGCCGCCGCTCGCTTCGGCGGCACGCCGCGTCGGCGTGTTCGGTGATCGGCAGTTCGATCCGCACGCCTGGCATGCGCTCAACTATCCGGCGCAATGGGAGCGGTACATGGGTCAGCCGTATCGCCTCTCAATCTTCATCGCCGCCGGCGACGACGACCTCGCGATCCAGGCCGATGCATCATCGCTTTACACGCATCTTCGGCTGGCGGAAAATCCCGCGGCGCTGCGCATCATCGACGGTGGTCACACCTGGGATGTCTGGAGCGCGCTGCTGCCGGCAGCGCTGAAATATACGTTGGGCTGCGTCAAACAGCCGGCGCGCGATCAGGAAAAGTAACCTCGCTAGTCCCGCCCCCCGGCGAATCAGCAGTCCTGATTGCGCCGGCAAATTGCATGCAACTATTGCACGAGGTCAGCCCACAGCACCACGAGCACGGTCATCAGCGCGGGCCCGATGAAGAGGCCGAGCAAACCAAACGTCTCCGCCCCGCCGAGAATGCCGAACAGCACCAGCAGGAAAGGCAATCGCGTCGAGTTGCCGATCAGCACCGGCCGCACGAAGTGTTCGGCGATGAACACCACGACTGAACCGAACACGGCAAGCCCGATCGCCCCGGCCACCGAGCCTTGCGAGAACAGCCACAAGGCCGCGAGGCCGAACGTGAGCGGCGCGCAGAACGGCAGCATCGCGGCGATCGCCGTGATGGACGCGAGCAGCGCGACATGCGGCAAACCGGTCACGAAATAGGCGACGCCCATCAACACGCCCTCGCCGAGCCCCACCACCACCAGCCCGGACACGGTGCCACGCACTGCCGCGGCCATGCGCTCGAGCAACTGTGCGCCGTCATCGCCGAAACCGCGCCGCGCGCCTTTCATCAGCGAGCCGGACAGACGCGGCCCCGCTTGAAAGATCACGAATAGCGTGATCAGCATGAAGGCGAACACCATCACGCCGTGCGCCGCGCGCGCGCCGAAATGGCGGCCGAGCGTCATCACCGTGGTGCTGTGCAGTCCCTTCATGGCCGCCGAGTCGCGCAGCGGCTGAGCGAGATTGGTCTGCCACCAGGCTGAAATCTGTTGCACGCCGAACGGCAAGCGCTCGATGATGGCCGGCATCGGAATACCGTTTTCCTGCGCGGCCTTGAACCACTCGCTCATGTCATGGGCTTCGCGCAGCGCCTGAGCAATGCCGATACCGACCGGCAGCACCACCAGCAACGCAATGACGAGTGTCAGCACCGCGGCGATCAGCGTCGTGCGGCCCGTGCACCAGCGGATGCCCTCCATCTTTCTCAACAGCGGCCACAGGGCGATCGCAATGACGCCGGCCCAGGCCACGACCGCAATGAAATCGCGCACGACCCACAACGCCAGCAACACGAGTGCGATGTAGAGGACAAGCGATGCCGGTTTCTGCTTTTTCAGGCAAGCAGGCGGCACCGGGGATTCGGGCGGGACAATTGGGGGGCGTGAAGTCATGAAGGCTCTTAAGGTCTTGTGGAAATGCGCGCGAGCCGTCCAGAAAAATGCAAACCCGCTACACTTGCATCGCACGGTCGCTCATCAATTACCACATCTTAAAGGAAGCGCCGCAGCCCTTTGCAGGCGGCATTCTCGTCGCGCTGCGTACAACACTGCGTTGCAAAAATCCACGTTATCGCAAATTCATAACGCATACGACCCGCAAAGCCCCGCCGTTCCGGGCGAGCACAAATGTCAAGTTTCATTGTTGCTATTTGAAGAACAGTGTTTCAACCGCGGCAGAATGGCTATCCGGCGCGCACGGGACTAAATTCGGCACACCACAATACGGAGCCGACGATGATGACCCTTGAGTCCATCCCCCTTGACGGTACCAATGGCGTGCGCATCGAAATTCTCGAACGCTCCGATACCACGCTGGTGATCCGCTGGGTCGAACCGGGGCGCTGTCATTATGGCGAGCAACGGTGGCGGCGGCGCTCGGCGCATACGTCGGGGACGTGCGCGGTTACGCGGCGCAAGATCCGCCGCGGCGATGCGGTGTTCAAGCCCGCTGAACGGCCGGCACCTTCGAATGCTTCCGCGATGATCTGTGCCGAGGTGTTCGGCGAACTGGTTGAAGCCTGACGTTTTTTGCCTCGACGGCACGTTGTTGCTATCACGCGGTTACGGCGCCTGCCGCCGTGAGCCTCTCCACAGCCCTGCCCCCAAAAGCCCGATTGCGGCCCTTCGCCACGTGCGTTAAGGTGTTCCACGTTGCGCCAGGTCACCACGCCTGCCAGACGCGCACCGTTAAATGAATGCCCCGCACCCATTCGAATGCGCCGCAGCCCGTCTCGCGGCAAACGAGAGGCGACACCATGGCAGAAGACACTTCCGAAACCCGCGCCGCAGCGGTTCCTCCCGTCCAGATCGTTGCACCGCAACAATTCTCTCTGGACGTCCTGCTCGAGAAATACGCGAAAGGCGACGAACAATCGGCCGACGACGTGTTCAAACGCGTCGCCCGCGGCGTCGCTCAGGCGGAACCGGAAGCCTTGCGCGAGTCGGTGGAAGCCCTCTTTGTCGACAACCTGCGGCACGGCGCGCTGGGCGCCGGGCGCATCATGAGCGCGGCCGGCACGGGCATCGCCGCCACGCTGATCAATTGCTTCGTGCAGCCGGTCGGCGACGCGATTCAAGGCGTCGACGAACAAGGCCTGCCCGGCATTTACGTTGCGCTGCTG
It encodes:
- a CDS encoding NUDIX domain-containing protein, which codes for MNEIAGRVRIVDVKVLSDDWYVLKKTTFDYQRADGSWQRQSRETYDRGNGATLLLYDARRRTVVLTRQFRLPAFVNGHHGMLIEAPAGLLEAASPEERIRAEVEEETGYRVHDVRKVFEAFMSPGSVTEKLHFFVAEYDAVAKVGAGGGIADEGEDIEVLELPVDEALAMVERGEIVDGKTIMLLQYAKLNLFGAKAAA
- a CDS encoding porin encodes the protein MNKQVFALAVSTALSAASLAIFSPSAFAQTSVTLYGVLDEGINYTNNVGHGHVYELASGYAQGSRWGLKGAEELGGGLKAIFQLENGFDVSSGRLNQGGRMFGRQAFVGLSSEPYGTLTFGRQYDSVVDFLAQTTANGNWAGYLFSHPYDNDNTDNSFRLDNSVKYTSPTISGFQFGGVYSFSNDTGFANNRAYSFGGQYVYGGLLVAAAYLQADNPGNGSNGAITANDASFIAARMRVFGGGITYTFGPATAGFVYTNSNYLNPTGNGYLGVTPLVPPGVLLNSLKYQNFEVNGKYQISPMLFVGAQYVYTMETYDASSGGVKPKIHSFGLMADYNLSKRTDVYIQGEYQQVTGDATYSILDEAFTPGTQSPSSTSKQVVVRAAIRHKF
- a CDS encoding OpgC domain-containing protein, whose product is MQKSQSRLIELDFFRGLVLLIIVVDHIGGSILSRVTLHAYALCDAAEVFVFLGGFATATAYAALAERRNEATARSRFLRRSLEIYRAFLITAGLMLLVSAVLSAFSIDGPNLATTDLDDLMDAPVSALRDILLFRRQPYLASVLPMYAFFALLVPMILPLARSKPWLLLAGSVALWAGAPAIDAYLPAAPDMHWDFNPFAWQLLFVLGVLARCQPVYQRISAHRLGWLVSALALAVVAAAAYYKLFIEREPLDGSFKQNLSYLRAVNFLAIAWLVANLIELGWARKLAQWMPWVGMIGRKGLLCFIAGAVISLVVDSVLYAATDGYLNYPLGLVADACAVGALFAVAKASEPLKRFTAYVWSLRLRTSP
- a CDS encoding alpha/beta hydrolase family protein, with product MRLFLHSALFALCAAVGALANASTVISRSFHSEALGRDWAYTIYLPTGYRHDAARIPVLYLLHGNNGDANDWLTQGHLQTTADALIERKEMPPVAIVMPQGGTDWYVDRKEKMETAFFDDLLPEIETRYAVATQRNGRMIGGVSMGGFGALRYAMTQPAFFCSALLLSPAIYANEPPLASAARRVGVFGDRQFDPHAWHALNYPAQWERYMGQPYRLSIFIAAGDDDLAIQADASSLYTHLRLAENPAALRIIDGGHTWDVWSALLPAALKYTLGCVKQPARDQEK
- a CDS encoding AI-2E family transporter — its product is MTSRPPIVPPESPVPPACLKKQKPASLVLYIALVLLALWVVRDFIAVVAWAGVIAIALWPLLRKMEGIRWCTGRTTLIAAVLTLVIALLVVLPVGIGIAQALREAHDMSEWFKAAQENGIPMPAIIERLPFGVQQISAWWQTNLAQPLRDSAAMKGLHSTTVMTLGRHFGARAAHGVMVFAFMLITLFVIFQAGPRLSGSLMKGARRGFGDDGAQLLERMAAAVRGTVSGLVVVGLGEGVLMGVAYFVTGLPHVALLASITAIAAMLPFCAPLTFGLAALWLFSQGSVAGAIGLAVFGSVVVFIAEHFVRPVLIGNSTRLPFLLVLFGILGGAETFGLLGLFIGPALMTVLVVLWADLVQ
- a CDS encoding DUF3331 domain-containing protein, which produces MTLESIPLDGTNGVRIEILERSDTTLVIRWVEPGRCHYGEQRWRRRSAHTSGTCAVTRRKIRRGDAVFKPAERPAPSNASAMICAEVFGELVEA